The window TTTTTTTTTTTNNNNNNNNNNNNNNNNNNNNNNNNNNNNNNNNNNNNNNTATATATATATATATATATATATATATATATATATAGCGTGCCTGTTTTCATATTAGTCAAGGTATCTTTTCCTTTCTTGCTCTAGCAGCTTCCGGAGCGTTACGCTGTGAAATTAACAATGGAGGTTGTTGGAGGAAAACTAAAAATGGCAAGACTTACTCTGCATGTCGTGTAAGTTGGACTTGTGATGTTGTTCACTGATCAAATCTCCCAATGGAAAATTGACAAAGTAAAATTGATTGAATGTGCAGGATGATCATACAAAAGGTTGCACGTGCCCGCCAGGATTCAAGGGTGATGGAGAGAAAACATGTGAAGGTACTTACTGCCCCTGGATCGCTATTAGTGTGTGATTTTCAGATGATTACTCATTGGCTTATTGAAGCTTAATCAGTATGTAGAGACTTCAATCTAATTATGTAATGCAGTTTTGACGTGGTGCAACTGTAATATCTTCTTGGGCCATTTTCATGGGGTCTTAATCTAGACTACCATCTCCAGATACTCTTATACGGTTAAACCATCATCACATAATTTACCTTGGGGGACTTATGCATAATTTATTAGGCTACTGCATCAGCAAATAGTTTAGATACTTGAATTTGAATCCCACCAGTGATTTTCACCAGCCCTGAATGGTGAATATACTTCCAAAGAGATCCTTTTCTGTATAACCAAGTAGTAAGAGTTTGAGATCCCCATTTGCTTGTATCGATATGGATTCACTCACCTTAAATTTTAATTTTGTCCATGCTCCAGATGTTGATGAGTGTAAGGAGAAGGTGGCTTGCCAATGTTCACAATGTAAATGCAAGAATACTTGGGGCAGTTACGAGTGCAGCTGTGGTGGTGGTTTGTTGTACATGCGAGAGCATGATGCATGTATAGGTGAGTATTTTCAATTCTTTTCTTTCTTAGTACTCTTTCTAACCACTAATGCTCTAGTTAGACAAGATCTATAGTTTTCGTTTTGGAATGTATCCTTTAATGGTAGGCACAACAGAGATTGAGAATTGGAATTTTTCTTCTTATTTATTTTTTTGGATCTGTGTGTTAACTGCTGCTCTGTGTGTGGGGAACCAGGTAAAAATGCCAGGAATACAGAGTATAGCTGGAGCTTTATTTGGGTTATCATTCTATGCTTGGGTGCTGTTGGAGTTGGAGGATATGCGGTTTACAAGTACAGAATCCGAGTATGTTTTCTTTCACCCAAAATTCCTCATACATGTACATATGTGAAATGCTGTTCAATATACAAGTCTTGAAGAAAGACATGGGTATTACTTGCTATTCTGTTCACTCTATCCCTTTGATTTATGGGGTGATCCCAAAAATTTGTATCTGCGCAGAGATACATGGACTCAGAGATCCGGGCAATCATGGCACAGTACATGCCATTGGATAACCAAGGAGAAATTCCCAATCATGTCTCCCGCGGTGATATCTGAAACCGAGTAGGGAAGAGACTCGTATGATAAAACGGCTCTTGAGAAGGGAAGACATTCAACCGCGGTTTCAAATCAAGAACTTCCTCCGGGCACCAACAATTGATTTCATTGTCATGACTCATGCTATAGTGTAATCAGTAATAGTTTCCATGTGTCTAGCAGTGCATCCTTTAGCCTTGTTTAATCACCATTTCGCTTTTATTGCCAGCGGGAAACGATTGTTATACTTGTAAAACAATCACAGTAGTATAAGGTCGTTATATAAGTGATGAGGAAGCCAGACGCCATTGACTATCTGTTGGGAAGCTAACTCCTTTGTCCAAATTCTCAAAGCATCGCCATATAAGATTTGTGCAAGATAACGATCAAGAACCAAATCATGTTAACGAAAAACGAAGAAAAAGAAACTGATAACTAAATCATGTTTCAAAATCCTTCTAACCATAAAGCAATCATATATTCACAATGTTAACATCTTGATTCACACTGTTAACATCTTGATTCACGGATTATATTCTACGATTTTCTTCACAGTTTCAATTTCTCTAAAATTGAATCTTGATAGGTAGGTAGATAAACGAATGTGATTGATATCATCATAATATATTCTACCGTCAAGTTTCCTCCCAATTTTGATAAGTGACTTCATCAATCATATGTTACATGTCGGCGCTAATAGGCTCATGCTATGATAGCTAGACTGTTTATAACTATGGATCACATGTTTGTGGCTAGCACAAGAAAGATGTATATGCTGTAGATCGATTAGCTATTAATCATGAAAATTATACCATCATGCTCAATGTGCCATGAAGAATTATCTATCGTGATTTGAAGTTTTAAATAGTAGTTTTTATTATACTTCAAATTCAATTATCGATAGTACATGATTCTATAGAATCATGATATACGTACACAATATTTGGTGCTCCTCTTCAGAGCACTTGTATTCTTGAAGCTTTTATGCAAGGATTCTGCCATTGAATGGCTCGCCAACCGCAACGACCTTGCTGAATTCACAGAATTTTCTCATAACAAACTGCAATGCAGTCTTTGAATTTCTAATGCACTTGCATCGAAATCATGGTACATCTTTATTTCTTTTCTTCACCGTGGCTGAGCCAGCGCAAAGAGTTAAATATGTTACATGAGATATGGCCTGTGGAGCAACGGCTTCAGTCCAAGCCAGCTGTTATGTTATACAGAACTTCAAACACACGGCCATGAAACAGAATGCAAACGCCAAGCAACTAGTTCTAGCATCTCAATATCAAAAAAGGGGGGCCAAGAACACCATATTACAGTATATCTATATGTTTGCCCAACTAAAATCAATGGTAAAATGCAAAAAGAAAAACAAGTATCTAAACTCCAAACACATGATGCCTTGTTCCCATCAGCTTTGGATGCACGGGTGTTTAACCAGAGAAACTTTAGTTCAGCAACTAGCCCGGAGCACCCCAGTTACTTCTCCATTGCTGCAATCAGCAAATCATATGAAAAGTTTAATTACTTCACAGACATGATTGGAATTCAATCCCATTAGCTAAAATGAACAATCTTCACTAATCACTAGACACTAGCTGTAACCAATTTCACAGAGATCTAGATTCCACTAAGCTATTGATATAACATTTCAATCCCCATGAGGCACTATACTACTGAAGTACTGATACACAATGGAGGGTACACCATGTAAAAATTAATTGCATGTACCTAGCAGATACTCCAACTTTCTGTCTCATTCAAAGCTCGAATCTTTTTGGTGTTTACGACTCTGTACAATCCTATAGACATAGAAAGCTACAATACCTCCACTGCACAGAAAAAGTAAACATATCAGGTGTTAAACTCTTTAAACCTATAACACTAACAGTAATTTTGCACAAGGACTACCCAAAGGGGAGGACTAGACAATTTTGTACCCAAGTTCATTTTTAAGAAGAAAAAATAAATGCTAGTAAGCCATTCCATTTTCATCCTCATCTTCATCTAAAAAAAACCTTTTTATGCGCTAACATTTCTTTATTGAGTAGTTCTTTTAAAAGATTAAAACTCTTTCCCATTAAGTGCTTCTGTAGGTAACTAATTTTTTTTTTTTTTTTTTTTTTTTTTGTTTAGGTAGGCTGTAGGTTAACAAGTTTTTTTTTTTTCTATCTTTGCAAAACATGGTATTTTGGGAGGGAAAACAAGGTTCTCTAATGATTATATCACTGGTTCTATGTCCAGATCAAGGTAAAGTTCCTCAGCTGAAGAGAAGACTAAAAGCAGATAGCATCATAAAAATAAATATTGAGAAGGCCATGATTCACAAAAACCTGACAAAGGTTGTCAACAAATATGGAATCCATGATCTCTGCAAATATGGAAACAAGAAAATATCAGAATCTTTGAAGGCTGTTTAACTACAAAAATGAAGAAATTCAAGATAACAATAAGAACGAACTTCTAACCTGAGTCAGTAGGCGTGCCTCCCTCAGAAAAAGTATACTGGCAATAGCTGCAGGTCCAACAGTCCAATCATTTAACACATAGGAATTCAACTTAAACCGTATGAAAAAGCTCCAATATGTAGCGATTACAAAAGTAAACCATAACTAACCTGCCTGCCCTTTCAAGGCCAAAGGAAATGATTCTCCTTGCTTAAATGATCTCAAACTCGAAATACTTAAAGCCAAAAGAGTACCACCAAGGATAACCCCAAATCTAATTGCAGCAGTGCTTCCAGTTACCATGAAGGAAAGGATGCCACCAAGAGAGAGAACCAAACCTTTAAAACATAAGACCAAAATCAAAATCGCAAATTTCTATAAAAATCTAAAGGACTATGCATCATTTTATTTTATTTCTCATAAGCTATACCATATGGTATCCCAACATGAAAGTCGCGGATTTTTGTGACGTCATTGAGATCATCAGATGATGTTTGGAACGTCTCAACAATTTCCTTCACTGGCTCGGGAGAATTCTTTGCGGCTGTGGAGATAAATTCTTTACCTTCTTCGCTGATCTCTTTAGCTACCTCAGTCAAATCACACATTGCCTTATCACCCTGTATTTTCAACTGCTCTGACGTTTCCTTCAAAATTACAAATGCTTTCTCAGAGTATATCTCATACGCTTCCTGAGAGACACTTTTCAGGTTTAAAGCTTGTTCTTTGAAAGAAGCTAGAGTCTGCTTCCAAGCTTCTTCTGATTCTTCAGCTTTCACTTTGGCATTTTCCTTTTCCTTCTCCACCTCAACCTCTGGATGCTTCTAAACAAAACAAGCGGAACACAAATTAGAAAATTCATATAAAAACTCAATGCTATATGATCAAACACACAGTTAAAAGAAAAACGAAAAAGCATTTACCAGTAATTTCAAACAATTTGGATAATTACTATACCAATAGCCAAAAATCCAAGAAATCCAAAGCTTGAGACTGTACCGATTCATCGTGCGAGGCAGCGGCGGCTACAATTGGCCGGCACCACAAGCTCCGCCGGTGCAGGGAGAGCGAGCCACCGCAAGAACCGAGCCCTTTCGGAACCGCAACCGGAGCTCCTCCATGAAATTGATGGAATCGCCGAGAGAACAAGGCGAGCGGAGTCGTGGCGGCCTTGGTGAAGCGAGAGGTGGAGCTAGGGTTAGGGTTTAAGAGCGAGAAGGATTGCAACGTCACGGTCATTTTGAGAAAGGGGTTTGAAAATTGAGGGCGGAGGTGACGAAGAGGTTTAGGTCAGAAGCGAGAGAATTGGGGAGTGTTGGAAGATTAGCTGAAACAGGGAGGAGGCAGAGTGTTCACCTTCACTATAGTGCCGCGAGGGACGTGAGGTGCACGCGTTTCAGGTGGGGTGTGTGTTTCTCAAAGTGAGAGGAAATGATACTTGGTAGTTGATGATACGCGCCAGAGCCCACTGAATCTTTCGAAAGCGCCAACGTGTTGCTTCCTATCTGGTGCGCCGCGGGTGCATTGTTCCTCCGTGCGTCCTCGGTGTTTTTAGCCGCTTTTTGTATGGTGAATAGAAGAAGTAAACACTGTGTAGTATGAACTGTGGAGCATTACTACTAATGATTAGAACTTGTCACACCAAGAAATCAAAAAGGAAAGTAAAATTTTATAGATATATTATCTTATCTATTTATTTATGAGAACGACAACAAACTGATGAATTGATATTCAATTTCATATGCTTCTCTATTATATGTATCATCAAATTACAACTCTAAACTTACACATCAACAAAAGACAAAAAAGTGTTGGTCTATGTATGTCGGCAAGAAAAGATGGGATTAAATATGTCATTGCACATTGGAGAGCTTGAGAAAAGTTCACTGGAATTCTTGAGACATTTTCATGACACTTCCATAACATGACCATTGGGTAGCAGATAAGCAGACCAAGAAAGGAATAGAGTTGCATGCAAATTACAAGGCAAATGATCTTTTTCAACACATGAATCCAAGCAAGGCACCTCTAATCTGCAGCTTCCCTTTTCTCTCCTATCGAACAGAAAATTCAACTTGAACCATATGGGGAAAGCACACAATGCTTATGTATCCAAAAAAAGAAAGCACACAATGCTTATACAATGATGGACTGATGGTCCAGTAAATCATGGTTACTGGACTTAATTAGGAGGCAGCCCAATAGAGATTAGGTCTAACAAACTGAGCCCAGATCACTTGGATTATAAATGGTTGACATAGATGCGCCATTTGCGCCACCAGGCTGCCATCTCCAAGAAACACAGTTAAACAAATAAGACTGACTTGGTTTTCTTTAATCGAAGTCATACAAGCATCGAAACCAGAGAGAGATATCACAGAAGAAGAAGAGGGTGTGAGTGAGTTTTAAATTAGTGCAAGTTCTGGGTTTTGGGAGTTTCAGGAAGTCAAAGAGAAAGAGCCAAAAACAAGTTGGTGTAAGTTCGTTTAGGGTGTTTGAAACTTGAAAGAAGCCAAAGCTATAGATGGTGTTGGTTGGTCGACTACCATATAATGGTGGATTTTCACAGCCATTGAAGACAAACAAAGAGTGTATCAGAAGGAATTTTGACTACACTTTCTCTAAGAGTTTGACATATCAATATGTCTCTATGGCCACCCTGCAAAAGAAATTATGCATATTTTACAAGTGCTCTGCTGCCCTCGACAACCCTTTAGGATTAAACTAATATGTTTGATGCACTATGTATACTAAATGAAACCTAGCAAGTTCTTGTTTACAGGAAATCATAGCTAGCATTCTAGATACCAACTGAAATAAGTCAATTAGTAAAGGATGTGAGTTCAGATTTGAGATCTCATCGGTCATCCCAACATGTAAACGTCAAGTTTCATTAGTTCATATTTATTGTTCTAAGTATTTCTCTTTTAATTAAGAGCTATACTTCTGATAACTTTGAATACTAACATTACAGTTACTATGACTTGCATATCTTTGTTTCAAGACTATATTCTGTAATGTTGTCTCACTCAAATTGCATACAGAGTTATATGTTTTTGCTTCAAGGTTTGAACCTTTTCTATCTGTTCTAAAACGACCATCAAAGTTATTCTAAAACGACAACTAAAAACATTGATTACTACCATTCAAATTCAACATTTATATCACATATTTGCTTGATCGTTTAATATAAGGCGCATCTATTGTCACCCCACAGATCATTTTGCTCACCCCACATTCTCTTCACACCCCACTCATATAATTTTAATTGTATGTTTACTTTGTTCACCCATTAACAATACCTAAAAAACCATTTTCTCAATTTTACTTTGCTCACCCTACATTCTCTTCATATATTTTTCAAATTCAGATTTGCTCAAAGTAAGTAAAATCACCAAGTGAACAAAAATTCACATGAAAGTATAAATCCAAGTTAAAGAACAAAAAAAAACTCTCAAATTTAACAATTTAATGGTATCAGTCGATATCAAGATGCAAAATATCTGTAAATGTATCTGTAGTAGCAACGCCTTTCATACTTCTAAGTTTTTTGAACTGATCTATTCGTTGTTCATAAATACGGTACAGTAGTTGTCCATAAGAATTTACATACAAAGTCGACATAAGAAATAATGAGTAAAAGGATAGATGAATCATCAACAAAGAAAAAAAAATACAAACAGTTTACCTCATCTTCAGATTAAATGCTAGTGTCTTCAAACTCACGATCGAATATGATAAATCTGGGTTAAAGTTATGAAATTTGTATTCATCCAAAACAAAAAGATAAAAAAGAAAAAAAATTATATTTGTAACAACTTATTGTCCCTTAATGTAATTTTACATCAGGATATTTTAGTAATTTAATAAATCAACAATTTGTAAAGTGAGCAAAATGGTTTGTATGATGACAATAAGTATACCCTTAATATATTAACAAACGACACTCTAAAAACGTAATAACAATCTAGTTTAAATCTACATAACGATTTGCATTTTGAATAACCAGCCTCAAAATCTCAAATTGTGTTCCAAACAATCAGTCCACCCATTGAAAATTTGTTGAAAATCATAAATATGTATCCAAAAATTCACGTATTAGGAAACTAACAATCACATAAAAATACAGCCACGTAGGATAATTAAATAAGTCAAAAGCCAAGTGCATCACCCATCTGCTTTGACTAAAATTGGACTCCCGCGCCCCTCCTCCCCCCCCCCCCCCCCCCAACCCTAATATAATCAAGCTCTCTCTCTCTCTGCAGTTAGAAGAGCCTTAAATGCTCTTCTCCTATACCTTAACTCAGTCTGAGCTAGCATCACCCACAACACCCCCCACACCATTATTATTCTCTGTCACTCTCTTCCTCTCTACCTCACTCCCTGACATCACCCCCCTTTCTTTACTCCCTCCTTCCTATTCACTCCTTCCCACGCCGCTCCCGGCGTTTCCCCGGCGACCCTTCCATCTTTGTCAACTCCCTCCTCCTCCGACGATCATGTTGTTTCTCCGGTCAACAAAAACCACCTAAAAAGGTTAAGACTTAACAAAGTGGAAGGTGGTGTTGGTGCGTTACTTTACTTTTTCTCACTCTCTTTTGCTTTCTTCATCATCATTACATTTCCTTATTATTATGCTCTCCTGTCTGCTCCTCACACATACTCTCCTCATTCTTTAACTTCCATGAGCTTTCAGACTAGCTTTGAAACTTTCATGAGGTTGTGAGAATGTCACTCATCAATAAGCTAGTGTTTCTTCTGCTACTCTGCCTGCCTGTACTAGTGGTTTCCTTAAACCCTGTTTTCAACGACGACGTTTTGGGGCTGATCGTGTTCAAGGCCGGGTTGCTGGACCCGGAGGCCAAGCTCAGTTCGTGGAACGAAGAGGATGACACTCCTTGTCATTGGGTCGGTGTCAAATGCGATGTGAGAAGTAACAGAGTCTCTGAGCTTGCTCTGGATGGGTTTGGTCTATCCGGGCATGTGAACCGTGGCCTTTTGAGGCTGCAGGTCATTCAAAGACTCTCACTTTCTAATAACAACTTCACTGGGTCTATAAACCCTGATCTGGCTCACATTGGGACTTTGCAAGTCATTGATTTGAGCCAGAATAGCCTTTCCGGGTCGATCCCTGATGAGTTTTTTCAACAATGTGGGTCACTGAGAGTTGTTTCGTTTGCAAAGAACAAGCTATCTGGGAGAATTCCGGAGTCTTTGAGCTTCTGCTCAGCTTTGGTGGCGGTGAACTTCTCGTCGAATCAGCTTTCCGGGAGTTTACCATCCGGGATATGGTATTTGAGGGGGCTTCAGGAGCTGGACTTGTCAGGGAACTTGCTGGAGGGTGAAGTTCATGAAGGTATTGGTTATTTGTATGATTTGAGAGTAGTTAACTTGGGGAAGAATCGGTTTTCGGGGTGGCTTCCCGGGGATGTTGGAGGCTGTTCTCATTTGAAGTTGCTTGATTTTAGTGATAATTTGTTTTCTGGGGGGATTCCTGAGTCGATTAAGAGACTTGGTTTGTGTAGGTCATTGAGTTTGAAGGGAAACTCTCTTACAGGTCAAGTTCCAGCTTGGATTGGTGAGTTGAGAAGCCTTGGGATGTTAGATTTATCTTGTAATAACTTTTCTGGTGGAATTCCTGGTTCATTAGGAAATCTAAAGCTACTTGAGAAGTTGAATTTGTCAGTGAATGAATTCACTGGGAGCTTGCCAGAGTCACTGACAAATTGCTTCAACCTTTTAGCTCTAGATGTTAGCCGAAATCAGTTGGTAGGTAAACTTCCTTCATGGATTTTGAAGCTTGGTGTAGGACATGGAAAGCTCGAGTACAATCCATTGAAACCAATTGCTGCCTCTCATGGAGGTCTTCAGGTGTTGGATTTGTCTTCCAATGCATTTTCCGATGTGCTTCCATCTGATATCGGGGTTCTTAGTAGTTTGCAGTTCTTGAATGTGTCACGGAACCAGCTTCTTGGTTCTATTCCTGCAAGTATAGGTAATTTGAAGACAGCATATGTTCTGGACTTGAGCGACAATAGGCTGAATGGAAGCATTCCTTCTGAAATTGGAGGAGCAGTCTCACTCAAGGAGCTAAGGCTGCATAAGAACTTTCTAACTGGGAAGTTACCATCTCAGATTGAGAAGTGCTCATCTCTATCATCTCTGTAAGTTCTCTTGTTCTGTTTTTTTAACTGTTTTACTAGTTATGTTCGTTCATGTGGAATTTAAAACTTCAGATAGCTAGACTCAAGCTGTATTTCCAGTGTTATTCATTGTGTATAATGGCATATGGTTGAACAGCAAGAACATTTATAACTGATGAAAATGTAAACAGGTATCATTTATAACAATTTTTTTTAAAAAAAAAACTTACAGTTAGGAAAAGTACAAGCATAAACATTTTGATCACCAATTTTAACAGTCTGCAAAGGTACTCCACTGCTTGTAAACAAAATAAAATTCAAGTAGCATCCTATGTTTGTTTGGAAAGATATAACTTAATAGTCAAAACTTTTGAAGGCAATACATTGTTCTGAATGTCTTTT of the Fragaria vesca subsp. vesca linkage group LG6, FraVesHawaii_1.0, whole genome shotgun sequence genome contains:
- the LOC101298240 gene encoding probably inactive leucine-rich repeat receptor-like protein kinase At3g28040-like, giving the protein MSLINKLVFLLLLCLPVLVVSLNPVFNDDVLGLIVFKAGLLDPEAKLSSWNEEDDTPCHWVGVKCDVRSNRVSELALDGFGLSGHVNRGLLRLQVIQRLSLSNNNFTGSINPDLAHIGTLQVIDLSQNSLSGSIPDEFFQQCGSLRVVSFAKNKLSGRIPESLSFCSALVAVNFSSNQLSGSLPSGIWYLRGLQELDLSGNLLEGEVHEGIGYLYDLRVVNLGKNRFSGWLPGDVGGCSHLKLLDFSDNLFSGGIPESIKRLGLCRSLSLKGNSLTGQVPAWIGELRSLGMLDLSCNNFSGGIPGSLGNLKLLEKLNLSVNEFTGSLPESLTNCFNLLALDVSRNQLVGKLPSWILKLGVGHGKLEYNPLKPIAASHGGLQVLDLSSNAFSDVLPSDIGVLSSLQFLNVSRNQLLGSIPASIGNLKTAYVLDLSDNRLNGSIPSEIGGAVSLKELRLHKNFLTGKLPSQIEKCSSLSSLLLSQNNLSGPVPVAIANLTNLQYVDLSLNQFSGSLPKELTNLSHLLYFNVSYNHLQGELPVGGFFNTISPSSISGNPSLCGSVLNLSCPAVHPKPIVLNPNSNSTGGGSSSLTHGHKNVFSISALIAIGAAAFIAIGVIAITVLNMHVRSSMTHSAPLPLPGGEDFSCSPSTDSKYGKLVMFSGDADFAAGAQALLNKDCELGRGGFGVVYRTVLRDGRSVAIKKLTVSSLIKSQEDFEREVKGLGKIRHHNLVTLEGYYWTPSLQLLIYEYIPCGSLYKNLHDGPDQSGLSWRQRFNIILGMAKGLAHLHQMNLIHYNLKSTNILIDSSGEPKVGDSGLARLLPMVDRCILSSKIQSALGYMAPEFACQTVKITEKCDVYGFGVLVLEVVTGKRPVEYMEDDVVILCDMVRGELEEGRVEECLDRKLLGNYPAEEAIPVIKLGLICASQVPSNRPDMSEVVNILELIQCPSEGHED
- the LOC101315446 gene encoding uncharacterized protein LOC101315446 — translated: MTVTLQSFSLLNPNPSSTSRFTKAATTPLALFSRRFHQFHGGAPVAVPKGLGSCGGSLSLHRRSLWCRPIVAAAASHDESKHPEVEVEKEKENAKVKAEESEEAWKQTLASFKEQALNLKSVSQEAYEIYSEKAFVILKETSEQLKIQGDKAMCDLTEVAKEISEEGKEFISTAAKNSPEPVKEIVETFQTSSDDLNDVTKIRDFHVGIPYGLVLSLGGILSFMVTGSTAAIRFGVILGGTLLALSISSLRSFKQGESFPLALKGQAAIASILFLREARLLTQRSWIPYLLTTFVSGGIVAFYVYRIVQSRKHQKDSSFE